Proteins encoded by one window of Kribbella flavida DSM 17836:
- a CDS encoding LLM class F420-dependent oxidoreductase, translated as MDLGRFGIWRHEDGLSPEYAQEIERAGFGTVWIGANPKGDLALPEAMIAATDRLIVATGIINLWTVGAAEVAESYHRIARRFPGRFVLGIGIGHPETDREYASPYQTMVDYLDVLDRAGVPPDRRVLAALGPRVLRLAAARTAGAIPYLTTPQHTLQARELIGPKPLIATEQMVVLDTDVERARALGRQRVADPYLRLTNYISNLKRLGWSDADLVPDGSDALIDALVVHGDAKNVAAGLVAHLDAGANHVCAQILADDNDYLPALRSLGEALGTL; from the coding sequence GTGGATCTCGGCAGATTCGGCATCTGGCGGCACGAGGACGGACTCTCGCCGGAGTACGCCCAGGAGATCGAGCGAGCCGGCTTCGGCACCGTCTGGATCGGAGCCAACCCGAAGGGCGATCTCGCACTGCCCGAGGCGATGATCGCCGCGACCGACCGGCTGATCGTTGCCACCGGCATCATCAACCTGTGGACCGTCGGCGCCGCGGAGGTGGCCGAGTCGTACCACCGCATCGCCCGGCGCTTTCCCGGCCGGTTCGTGCTCGGCATCGGCATCGGGCATCCCGAGACGGACCGGGAGTACGCGAGTCCGTACCAGACGATGGTCGACTACCTCGACGTGCTCGACCGCGCCGGCGTACCGCCGGACCGACGGGTACTGGCCGCGCTCGGTCCCAGGGTGCTGCGGCTGGCGGCAGCGCGGACGGCCGGCGCGATCCCGTACCTGACCACCCCGCAGCACACGCTCCAGGCGCGCGAGCTGATCGGACCGAAGCCGCTCATCGCCACCGAACAGATGGTCGTCCTGGACACCGACGTCGAGCGGGCGCGCGCCCTGGGGCGGCAGCGGGTGGCCGACCCCTACCTCCGCCTCACCAACTACATCTCCAACCTCAAGCGCTTGGGCTGGAGCGACGCCGACCTGGTCCCGGACGGCAGCGACGCACTGATCGACGCGCTCGTTGTGCACGGCGATGCGAAGAACGTCGCGGCCGGTCTGGTCGCGCATCTCGACGCGGGCGCGAACCACGTGTGCGCACAGATCCTGGCGGACGACAACGACTATCTGCCCGCGCTGCGGTCTCTCGGTGAAGCGCTCGGCACCCTCTGA
- a CDS encoding dihydrofolate reductase family protein, which translates to MKLVLTEFVTLDGVSQGPGSSTEDTTDGFTQGGWLVPHLDELFVQRTSEWLDLADGLLLGRRTYEAFARDWPQIDDPFSARMNSLPKYVVSNTLTEGTWNPTTVLRGDPIAAVGKLKAQPGRELQIHGSARLGNFLLAAGLLDAVRLVIAPAVIGSGRRLFDHRGGSGGLRLTKHESTPKGLVLLEYDVVGAAPVAQYEGVSAFV; encoded by the coding sequence ATGAAGCTGGTCCTCACCGAGTTCGTCACGCTCGACGGGGTCAGCCAAGGTCCCGGGTCGTCGACCGAGGACACCACCGACGGTTTCACCCAGGGCGGCTGGCTGGTGCCGCACCTCGACGAACTGTTCGTCCAGCGGACGTCCGAGTGGCTGGACCTGGCCGACGGACTGCTGCTCGGCCGGCGGACCTACGAAGCCTTCGCCCGGGACTGGCCGCAGATCGACGACCCGTTCTCCGCGCGGATGAACTCCCTGCCGAAGTACGTGGTCAGCAACACCCTGACCGAAGGGACCTGGAATCCGACGACCGTACTGCGCGGCGACCCGATCGCGGCCGTCGGGAAGCTCAAGGCGCAGCCTGGGCGGGAACTGCAGATCCACGGAAGCGCACGGCTCGGCAACTTCCTGCTGGCCGCCGGCCTGCTCGACGCGGTCCGGCTCGTCATCGCGCCGGCCGTGATCGGTTCCGGCCGGCGGCTGTTCGACCACCGCGGCGGTTCCGGCGGCCTCCGCCTGACCAAGCACGAGAGCACGCCGAAAGGCCTTGTTCTGCTGGAGTACGACGTCGTCGGCGCCGCCCCGGTGGCGCAGTACGAGGGCGTGTCAGCCTTCGTGTAG
- a CDS encoding MFS transporter → MTRTSRRLPFGVYVLAFSLFSMGSAEFLLAGVLPAVADDLEISLASAGGLITAFAVGVVLGGPPLAVVSLRWPRRTTLVITQAIFASAIAVSLVVDSYPVVLGARFAAGVAYAGFWAVAAVTAISLVPRDRTARASAVVVSGLSLAMIAGGPAGALISYFAGWQGGFWAVVVLTVLGAVSAVAALPETTASQEPSVRAELDVMRRPKLWWVYAATLLSTAAYMISFNFLSALLTDVTHLPAVWVPAVLALFGIGAFVGLSIGGRIADRRPYDALLAGAGGILVCSVLLAVLAEHKLAVVALVALLGVAGFVLNPAIYGRVFSIAADAPTLAGATTVSAFQLGISLVPLLAGLALHAGAGLASIGWIGAALALATVPVVLLERRPPTASNITSRSR, encoded by the coding sequence ATGACGCGGACCAGCAGGCGACTTCCCTTCGGGGTGTACGTGCTGGCCTTCAGCCTGTTTTCGATGGGCAGTGCGGAGTTCTTGCTCGCCGGCGTGCTGCCGGCGGTAGCGGACGATCTCGAGATCTCGCTCGCGTCGGCCGGCGGATTGATCACGGCCTTCGCGGTCGGCGTCGTCCTGGGCGGGCCACCGCTCGCGGTCGTCAGCCTGCGCTGGCCCCGGCGGACAACGCTCGTCATCACCCAGGCGATCTTCGCGTCCGCCATCGCCGTCAGCCTGGTCGTCGACAGCTACCCGGTGGTGCTGGGCGCTCGCTTCGCCGCCGGCGTCGCGTACGCGGGGTTCTGGGCCGTCGCCGCGGTCACCGCGATCAGCCTGGTGCCGCGCGACCGAACCGCGCGCGCTTCCGCGGTGGTGGTGAGCGGACTGAGTCTGGCCATGATCGCCGGCGGACCGGCCGGCGCGCTGATCAGCTACTTCGCCGGATGGCAGGGCGGCTTCTGGGCGGTTGTCGTGCTCACGGTTCTCGGTGCGGTTTCGGCTGTCGCGGCACTGCCCGAGACGACTGCGTCGCAGGAGCCCAGCGTGCGGGCGGAGCTCGACGTGATGCGCCGGCCGAAGCTGTGGTGGGTCTACGCCGCCACCCTGCTGAGCACCGCGGCGTACATGATCTCGTTCAATTTCCTGTCCGCACTACTGACCGACGTCACCCACCTCCCGGCCGTCTGGGTGCCCGCCGTTCTCGCGTTGTTCGGCATCGGAGCGTTTGTCGGCCTGTCGATCGGCGGCCGGATCGCCGACCGCCGCCCGTACGACGCTCTGCTCGCAGGAGCGGGCGGGATCCTGGTCTGCTCGGTCCTGCTGGCAGTACTCGCGGAGCACAAGCTCGCGGTCGTTGCCTTGGTCGCCTTGCTCGGCGTCGCCGGCTTCGTGCTCAATCCCGCCATCTACGGCCGCGTCTTCAGCATCGCCGCCGACGCCCCGACGCTGGCCGGAGCCACCACGGTGTCGGCGTTCCAGCTCGGCATCAGCCTGGTGCCACTGCTGGCCGGCCTCGCCCTGCACGCAGGCGCCGGCCTGGCCTCGATCGGCTGGATCGGCGCCGCCCTGGCGCTGGCCACGGTCCCGGTCGTCCTGCTCGAACGACGCCCGCCCACCGCGAGCAACATCACGAGCCGCAGTCGGTGA
- a CDS encoding lipase family protein, translating into MSARTPYRRLNRRVRALPGLLSRAPWWVLVIVGTATTALGLLLAVRPLSSLTVLGIYTGISCVVSGLGELVARRERGARLPLVTGIGWVLAGLALLVWLGRSLELLGPFLAFLLIVSGAVRLLDVRRGPAADRVLAAVFGLSEIAFGLVARVWPDATLLVVALLFGVRTACFGLSLLGRGIGRRLRPAGTRRTTGPRWQHGLRWVAAVVALFTATTTLVVSEQFRQGIPVVDNFYDAPDVVPTEPGRLLRAEPYDGDLPQGLTAQRILYTTTADDGVPGLASAVVAVPAEPTGRPTPLIAWAHGTVGVARACAPSLGRNAISTEGMPSMDALARNGWGMVATDYIGQGTEGAFPYLVGQGEGRSVLDAVRAAHQLDGLDLAPETVIWGHSQGGHAALWAGQLAPTYAPDVKVVGTAALSAASDPLALAQLVTAHPGALGASLGISFVVAAYSRSYPDISLDVVTPAARTLVKEAAARCTSEPGTLLTVLTGVAVSRDTPILAEDPATGAVGRRLRQNVALGPWSAPLFIAQGTADEVIISRLQDDYVARLCAAGRPLRYTRYPGRTHMGVLEPGSPLNTDLERWTADRLAGRDQQNTCS; encoded by the coding sequence ATGTCGGCTCGGACGCCGTACCGCCGGTTGAACCGCCGGGTTCGGGCGCTGCCCGGCCTGCTGTCGCGTGCGCCGTGGTGGGTGCTGGTGATCGTCGGAACGGCGACCACCGCGCTGGGTCTGCTGCTCGCTGTTCGGCCCCTGAGCTCGCTGACCGTGCTCGGCATCTACACCGGCATCAGTTGTGTGGTGTCCGGCCTCGGTGAACTGGTTGCCCGCCGCGAGCGTGGCGCGCGACTGCCCTTGGTCACGGGCATCGGCTGGGTCCTCGCAGGTCTGGCCTTGCTCGTCTGGCTCGGCCGGAGCCTGGAACTGCTCGGCCCGTTCCTGGCCTTTCTGCTCATCGTCAGTGGTGCTGTTCGGCTGCTCGACGTGCGACGAGGCCCGGCCGCGGACCGGGTGCTCGCGGCCGTGTTCGGACTGTCGGAGATCGCGTTCGGGCTGGTCGCGCGGGTCTGGCCGGACGCCACCCTGCTGGTCGTCGCGCTGCTGTTCGGCGTACGCACCGCCTGCTTCGGTCTGTCCCTCCTCGGGCGAGGAATCGGGCGCCGACTCCGGCCGGCCGGGACGCGACGGACGACCGGGCCCCGGTGGCAGCACGGTCTGCGATGGGTCGCCGCGGTGGTCGCGCTGTTCACCGCGACCACAACTCTCGTCGTCAGCGAGCAGTTCCGGCAGGGGATCCCGGTGGTCGACAACTTCTACGACGCGCCTGACGTCGTACCCACCGAGCCCGGGCGGCTCCTGCGGGCCGAGCCCTATGACGGCGACCTACCGCAGGGGCTCACTGCCCAGCGCATCCTCTACACGACCACCGCGGACGACGGCGTTCCCGGCCTGGCGAGCGCCGTCGTGGCGGTGCCCGCCGAGCCGACCGGTCGCCCGACGCCGCTGATCGCCTGGGCCCATGGCACGGTCGGTGTCGCGCGAGCGTGCGCTCCCAGCCTGGGGCGCAACGCGATCTCGACCGAGGGCATGCCGTCGATGGACGCCCTGGCGCGCAACGGGTGGGGCATGGTCGCCACCGACTACATCGGCCAGGGCACCGAGGGCGCTTTCCCCTACCTGGTCGGGCAGGGCGAGGGGCGCTCGGTCCTCGACGCAGTCCGGGCCGCCCATCAGTTGGACGGCCTCGACCTCGCACCCGAGACGGTGATCTGGGGACACTCCCAGGGCGGGCACGCCGCGCTGTGGGCCGGGCAACTGGCGCCGACCTACGCGCCGGACGTCAAGGTCGTCGGGACCGCCGCGCTGTCGGCCGCGAGCGATCCGCTTGCGCTCGCCCAGCTCGTCACCGCGCATCCCGGCGCCCTCGGGGCGAGCCTCGGCATCTCGTTCGTGGTGGCGGCGTACAGCCGTTCGTACCCGGACATCTCCCTCGACGTCGTCACTCCGGCCGCCAGGACGCTGGTGAAGGAGGCGGCCGCCCGGTGCACCAGCGAACCCGGGACCCTGCTCACGGTGCTCACCGGCGTCGCCGTCTCCCGCGACACACCGATCCTCGCCGAGGACCCGGCAACCGGAGCGGTCGGCCGACGGCTGCGCCAGAACGTCGCACTGGGCCCCTGGTCCGCTCCGCTGTTCATCGCGCAGGGCACCGCGGACGAGGTCATCATCTCGCGTCTCCAGGACGACTACGTGGCCCGGCTCTGCGCCGCCGGCCGCCCGCTGCGCTACACGCGGTACCCGGGCCGGACACACATGGGCGTTCTCGAACCCGGGTCACCGCTGAACACCGACCTCGAGCGCTGGACCGCCGATCGACTCGCCGGGAGGGACCAGCAGAACACCTGCTCCTGA
- a CDS encoding GNAT family N-acetyltransferase yields the protein MRSLVFRSAGADDAERVAGLHADSWRRHYRGAFSDSFLDGDLEADRRVVWSARLAAPTGTATILAEYDDQLAGFVHVMLDHHPRWGSLVDNLHVHHSQRRTGVGTRLLSHAAAAVIDQATGNAIYLWVLQQNTDAQHFYRALGASEVETATVSPPGGDASRLHGSPRRLRMVWRDAAQLTS from the coding sequence GTGCGATCACTGGTCTTCCGATCAGCCGGAGCAGACGATGCCGAGCGGGTCGCCGGCCTGCACGCGGACAGTTGGCGCCGGCACTATCGAGGTGCGTTCTCCGACTCGTTCCTCGACGGCGACCTCGAGGCCGACCGTCGTGTGGTCTGGTCGGCCCGGCTGGCCGCGCCGACCGGCACCGCAACGATTCTCGCCGAGTACGACGACCAGCTGGCGGGGTTCGTCCACGTCATGCTGGATCACCATCCGAGGTGGGGCAGCCTGGTCGACAATCTGCACGTCCACCACAGTCAGCGCCGTACCGGCGTCGGCACCCGGCTCCTTTCTCACGCGGCGGCCGCGGTCATCGATCAGGCGACGGGCAACGCGATCTACCTGTGGGTGCTGCAGCAGAACACCGACGCTCAGCACTTCTATCGCGCTCTGGGAGCCAGTGAAGTGGAGACGGCAACCGTCTCACCGCCGGGCGGAGATGCAAGCCGTCTCCACGGCTCTCCCCGGCGCCTGCGCATGGTCTGGCGCGATGCCGCGCAGCTGACCAGCTGA
- a CDS encoding ArsR/SmtB family transcription factor — protein sequence MAQYSAEVDGVFVALADPTRRGVIRRLGRGPTSVGELAGEFPMTLPSFMKHIRTLETNGLIRTVKAGRVRTCVLNRDRLALVDDWLAEQRRIWADRTDRLERLVTEPLEEQS from the coding sequence ATGGCACAGTATTCGGCGGAGGTCGACGGCGTGTTCGTGGCGCTGGCGGATCCGACCCGGCGCGGGGTGATCCGGCGGCTGGGGCGGGGGCCGACCAGCGTGGGTGAGCTCGCGGGCGAGTTCCCGATGACCCTTCCCTCGTTCATGAAGCACATCCGCACGCTCGAGACGAACGGCCTGATCCGCACGGTCAAGGCCGGGCGGGTGCGCACCTGCGTACTGAATCGCGACCGGCTCGCGCTGGTCGACGACTGGCTCGCGGAGCAGCGCCGGATCTGGGCCGACCGCACCGACCGGCTCGAGCGCCTCGTCACCGAACCCCTGGAGGAACAGTCATGA
- a CDS encoding helix-turn-helix domain-containing protein, giving the protein MDTLPAVAATISQIAPRLRRMREKKSVTLAELSRTTGISTSTLSRLESGQRKPSLELLLPIAAALAVPLDDIVAAPRVVDPRVPQNAGRSNGRLFVSLSRDQGEPKAFKLTIPASDNEPSPRVHAGHEWLYVLTGRLRLVLADYDLVLGPGEAAEFDTQTPHWFGSTGRGAVELLSLFGKQGERMHVRASTKSRS; this is encoded by the coding sequence ATGGACACCCTGCCTGCTGTCGCTGCGACGATCAGCCAGATCGCCCCCAGGCTGCGCCGGATGCGCGAGAAGAAGAGCGTGACGCTGGCCGAGCTGAGCCGCACCACCGGGATCTCGACCAGCACCCTGTCGAGACTCGAGTCGGGGCAGCGCAAGCCCAGTCTGGAACTGCTGCTGCCGATCGCCGCCGCGCTCGCGGTGCCGCTGGACGACATCGTGGCAGCGCCGCGCGTCGTGGACCCCCGCGTGCCGCAGAACGCCGGCCGGTCGAACGGGCGGCTGTTCGTCTCGCTGTCCAGGGATCAGGGAGAGCCCAAGGCGTTCAAGCTGACGATTCCCGCCTCGGACAACGAACCCTCGCCCCGCGTGCACGCCGGCCACGAGTGGCTCTACGTGCTCACCGGCCGGCTCCGCCTCGTCCTGGCCGACTACGACCTGGTGCTCGGTCCGGGTGAGGCCGCGGAGTTCGACACCCAGACGCCGCACTGGTTCGGCTCAACGGGCCGCGGCGCCGTGGAACTGCTCAGCTTGTTCGGCAAGCAGGGGGAGCGCATGCACGTCCGCGCGTCCACCAAATCCCGATCCTGA
- a CDS encoding MFS transporter, with amino-acid sequence MSSSLITVFVRWTWLRAVLHNGWWLVTSLYLVVDANLSAAQIVLIGAVQGIFALACEVPAGVLADTISRKWSLVVSQLLMGTAMLVTGLVTAFPLLLATQVLWGVSWSFASGADVAWITDELEQPERISAVLARAARAQLTGAATGLVGLGALAWATQRDIAIVTAGAAMLLLGLYVALRFTEQRFAPARAARWSASWSIFRGGVALVRRSPELRLIFLATFLINGAADAGGRLAPKQLVDLGLPVAWDPIVWLTGVGVLALVVGAVVLRRVERRLDGERARHSYRVAAMIGLLGMTGVAFAPDAASASAALVIVSGIAVPLTRIIAALWVNARTTSVVRATTHSFLAQAEYLGEVTCGLAIAATASLVSLPIALAASAALFGLTAAVMRRPGAAVEPRAR; translated from the coding sequence GTGAGCAGCTCCTTGATCACGGTGTTCGTCCGGTGGACCTGGCTACGGGCCGTCCTCCACAACGGCTGGTGGCTCGTCACCAGCCTCTACCTGGTTGTGGACGCGAACCTCTCGGCGGCCCAGATCGTCCTGATCGGAGCTGTGCAGGGGATCTTCGCGCTGGCCTGCGAGGTGCCTGCCGGAGTACTGGCCGACACGATCAGCCGCAAGTGGTCGCTGGTGGTCTCCCAGCTCCTGATGGGTACGGCGATGCTGGTGACCGGGCTGGTCACGGCATTTCCGTTGCTCCTGGCAACCCAGGTGCTGTGGGGCGTGTCCTGGTCCTTCGCCAGCGGAGCCGACGTCGCCTGGATCACCGACGAGCTCGAGCAGCCCGAGCGCATCTCCGCCGTTCTGGCGCGGGCAGCGCGGGCGCAGCTGACCGGCGCGGCGACCGGGCTTGTGGGGCTGGGCGCGCTGGCCTGGGCGACGCAGCGCGACATCGCGATCGTGACGGCCGGCGCCGCCATGCTTCTGCTCGGGCTGTACGTGGCCCTCCGGTTCACCGAGCAACGCTTCGCCCCGGCTCGGGCCGCCCGATGGTCGGCGTCCTGGAGCATCTTCCGTGGCGGTGTCGCGCTCGTCCGCCGGAGCCCGGAGCTCCGGCTGATCTTCCTGGCCACCTTCCTGATCAACGGTGCGGCCGACGCCGGTGGCCGGCTCGCACCGAAGCAGCTGGTCGACCTGGGGCTCCCAGTGGCCTGGGACCCGATCGTTTGGTTGACGGGTGTCGGTGTGCTGGCTCTGGTCGTCGGCGCCGTGGTGCTGCGTCGGGTGGAGAGGCGTCTCGACGGTGAGCGCGCGCGCCACTCGTACCGGGTGGCAGCGATGATCGGGCTGCTCGGCATGACCGGTGTCGCGTTCGCGCCGGATGCGGCCAGTGCCAGTGCCGCGCTGGTGATCGTGTCCGGGATCGCTGTCCCCTTGACCCGGATCATCGCAGCGCTGTGGGTGAACGCGCGGACGACGAGCGTTGTACGGGCGACGACGCACTCGTTCCTGGCCCAGGCCGAGTATCTCGGCGAGGTGACGTGCGGCCTGGCGATCGCGGCGACCGCAAGCCTGGTCTCGCTGCCCATCGCCCTGGCCGCCTCAGCCGCGCTCTTCGGCCTGACCGCCGCCGTGATGCGGCGCCCTGGAGCTGCGGTAGAACCACGGGCGCGATGA
- a CDS encoding glycoside hydrolase family 13 protein produces MSAGVKSSADWWRDAVVYQVYIASFADGDGDGLGDIAGLRARLDHVVALGADAIWVNPWYPSPMADAGYDISNHRAIDPRFGTLDDARELIAVAQEKGLRVLLDLVPNHCSDQHPWFRQALAAGPGAAARDRFLFRDGRGVDGELPPNDWTSVFNGPAWTRVTEPDGSPGQWYLHLFAAEQPDLNWNHPDVRADFEQTLRFWFDLGADGFRIDVANALFKEAGLPDLDGRRYPPPRVEVDGELVRPPWAAHPHWDRDEVHDVYRTWRAIADSYDPPKVFVAEAWIDEPSRLSRYLRPDELHTAFNPGYLITPWDGGQLRRTLVETLAEHSATSTPPTWVLSNHDVVRHTSRFARLTQEPGFWLKDLRGRPADPQLGQLRARASVLLTLALPGSVYLYQGEELGLPEVEELPPAARRDPTWYRSGGTDPGRDGSRVPLPWEGSVPPYGFSTTPNTWLPQPPDWKALTVEAQTGDPSSMLEFYRTALRLRRALPALGDGEVTWLPGSSESLILFDRAPGFRCVVNIGSEPVPMPSGRPLLASRALPGDHTLPGNAAVWLAT; encoded by the coding sequence ATGAGCGCGGGCGTGAAGAGTTCTGCAGACTGGTGGCGCGATGCCGTCGTCTACCAGGTCTACATCGCCAGCTTCGCCGACGGCGACGGGGACGGCCTCGGCGACATCGCCGGACTCCGCGCCCGGCTGGATCACGTCGTCGCGCTCGGTGCCGACGCGATCTGGGTCAATCCCTGGTACCCGTCGCCGATGGCGGATGCGGGCTACGACATCAGCAACCATCGCGCGATCGATCCCAGGTTCGGCACGCTCGACGACGCGCGCGAACTGATCGCCGTAGCTCAGGAGAAGGGGCTTCGGGTGCTGCTGGACCTGGTGCCCAATCACTGCTCGGACCAGCACCCGTGGTTCCGGCAGGCGCTCGCCGCGGGACCTGGCGCGGCGGCACGGGACCGGTTCCTCTTCCGCGACGGCCGGGGCGTCGACGGCGAACTGCCGCCGAACGACTGGACCAGCGTCTTCAACGGCCCGGCCTGGACGCGCGTGACGGAACCGGACGGCTCACCAGGGCAGTGGTACCTCCATCTGTTCGCGGCCGAGCAGCCCGACCTGAACTGGAACCACCCGGATGTCCGGGCGGACTTCGAGCAGACGCTGCGGTTCTGGTTCGACCTGGGCGCCGACGGATTCCGCATCGACGTGGCCAACGCGTTGTTCAAGGAGGCCGGACTGCCCGATCTGGACGGCCGTCGGTACCCGCCGCCGCGGGTGGAGGTCGACGGTGAACTGGTCCGGCCGCCCTGGGCGGCTCACCCGCACTGGGACCGGGACGAGGTGCACGACGTCTACCGGACCTGGCGTGCCATCGCCGACAGCTACGACCCGCCGAAGGTCTTCGTCGCCGAGGCCTGGATCGATGAACCGAGCCGGCTGTCGCGGTACCTGCGCCCGGACGAACTGCACACCGCGTTCAATCCCGGGTACCTGATCACGCCCTGGGACGGCGGCCAGTTGCGGCGGACCTTGGTGGAGACTCTGGCCGAGCACAGTGCCACCAGTACGCCGCCGACCTGGGTGCTGTCCAACCACGACGTCGTGCGGCACACTTCCCGATTCGCTCGCCTGACCCAGGAGCCCGGCTTCTGGCTCAAAGACCTGCGCGGACGGCCGGCGGATCCCCAGCTCGGTCAGTTGCGCGCCCGGGCCTCGGTCCTGCTCACCCTGGCCCTGCCGGGCAGCGTCTATCTCTACCAGGGTGAAGAACTCGGCCTGCCCGAGGTCGAGGAACTGCCGCCTGCTGCTCGGCGAGATCCCACGTGGTACCGATCCGGAGGTACTGATCCCGGACGCGACGGCAGCCGGGTTCCCTTGCCCTGGGAGGGGAGCGTGCCGCCCTACGGCTTCTCTACCACGCCGAACACCTGGCTGCCGCAGCCTCCGGACTGGAAGGCCCTGACGGTCGAAGCCCAAACCGGTGATCCGTCGTCGATGCTCGAGTTCTACCGCACGGCTCTTCGACTGCGCCGCGCCCTGCCGGCCTTGGGCGACGGCGAGGTCACCTGGCTGCCGGGCAGCAGCGAATCCTTGATCCTCTTCGACCGCGCTCCGGGCTTCCGCTGTGTCGTCAACATCGGCTCGGAGCCCGTACCAATGCCGTCAGGGCGACCACTACTAGCCAGCCGTGCACTTCCCGGCGATCACACCCTGCCAGGAAACGCCGCCGTCTGGCTGGCAACCTGA
- a CDS encoding SRPBCC domain-containing protein has product MNPDLDLALERVIRAPREVIWRAWTDPARFAKWWIPAPAICQVERLEARPGGALVTSMSDDGITFVPQLDATFLVVEPLERLVYTNAIDSAWRPADPEPFLMTAEITLADHPDGTDYRILVRHGDPATRARHEELGFADGWGTVLKQLAAAAESEAGR; this is encoded by the coding sequence ATGAACCCCGATCTCGACCTGGCCCTGGAGCGGGTCATCCGAGCGCCGCGCGAGGTCATCTGGCGGGCCTGGACCGATCCGGCCCGCTTCGCGAAGTGGTGGATCCCGGCACCGGCCATCTGCCAGGTCGAGCGGCTGGAAGCCCGGCCCGGCGGCGCGCTCGTCACCTCGATGAGCGACGACGGAATCACGTTCGTCCCGCAGCTCGACGCGACCTTCCTGGTCGTCGAACCGCTGGAGCGACTGGTGTACACCAACGCGATCGACAGCGCCTGGCGCCCGGCCGATCCGGAGCCGTTCCTGATGACGGCCGAGATCACCTTGGCCGACCATCCCGACGGTACGGACTACCGGATCCTCGTCCGGCACGGCGATCCGGCCACCCGGGCCCGCCACGAAGAGCTCGGTTTCGCGGACGGCTGGGGCACGGTGCTGAAGCAGCTCGCCGCGGCGGCGGAGAGCGAGGCCGGCCGATGA
- a CDS encoding phosphotransferase family protein, protein MIPMKHGYTNNTMGDGAVVEKQYAGPDAALRREREYAVLCELQGRLPVPPVRGLVAGTLRLGFVPGKPGQELLDAEYAEAVLMSCGRILGRIHSTEIIGLPKTSPGDVLVHGDFGPNNLLLDPETFAVTGVVDWEFAHYGDPLDDLAWCEWIVRMHHPEQAHALPAFFDAYPGDVPAWPARQAAMVARCKQLQDFCERWTPDGPAVTLWKARTTTTAAWTA, encoded by the coding sequence ATGATTCCGATGAAGCACGGCTACACCAACAACACCATGGGCGACGGCGCCGTGGTGGAGAAGCAGTACGCCGGGCCGGACGCCGCGCTGCGCCGGGAGCGCGAGTACGCCGTACTGTGCGAGCTGCAGGGCCGGCTGCCGGTACCGCCCGTTCGGGGACTCGTTGCCGGGACTCTGCGGCTCGGCTTCGTGCCCGGCAAGCCAGGTCAGGAACTGCTCGACGCCGAGTATGCCGAGGCGGTTCTGATGTCGTGCGGGCGGATTCTCGGCCGTATCCACTCCACCGAGATCATCGGCCTGCCGAAGACCTCGCCCGGAGACGTCCTCGTGCACGGCGACTTCGGACCGAACAACCTCCTGCTCGACCCGGAGACCTTCGCGGTGACCGGCGTGGTGGACTGGGAGTTCGCCCACTACGGCGATCCGCTGGACGACCTCGCCTGGTGCGAGTGGATCGTCCGGATGCACCACCCGGAGCAGGCCCACGCCCTGCCCGCCTTCTTCGACGCCTACCCGGGCGACGTCCCCGCCTGGCCGGCAAGGCAAGCCGCGATGGTGGCACGCTGCAAGCAGCTACAAGACTTCTGCGAGCGCTGGACCCCGGACGGCCCGGCCGTCACCCTCTGGAAAGCACGCACCACCACCACCGCCGCCTGGACCGCGTAG
- a CDS encoding DUF642 domain-containing protein yields MAGQQFGGWTVTSGSVDLTTDWVDAEGRQSLDLNGSGDGAVARSLPAQLLTTYKVTFAVAGNPEGSPTVKSGKATVNGQEVDTFTFSIAGKNNFSMGWVYRSFYFTNLLSASSVLQFAGTSGSAWGAVIDDVKVESCLLILCPASAATVNRIS; encoded by the coding sequence GTGGCCGGGCAGCAGTTCGGCGGCTGGACGGTGACGTCGGGCAGCGTCGACCTGACCACCGACTGGGTGGACGCCGAGGGGCGGCAGTCCCTTGACCTGAACGGTTCCGGCGACGGCGCTGTCGCCAGGAGCCTGCCCGCGCAGCTGCTCACGACGTACAAGGTCACCTTCGCGGTGGCGGGCAATCCCGAAGGTTCGCCCACCGTCAAGAGCGGAAAGGCCACTGTGAACGGGCAGGAGGTGGACACCTTCACGTTCAGCATCGCCGGGAAGAACAACTTCAGCATGGGGTGGGTCTACCGCAGCTTCTACTTCACCAACCTGCTGTCGGCGTCCTCGGTGCTGCAGTTCGCCGGCACCTCCGGGTCCGCCTGGGGCGCGGTGATCGACGACGTCAAGGTGGAGAGCTGCCTGCTGATCCTCTGCCCCGCCTCGGCTGCCACCGTCAATCGAATCAGCTGA